In a single window of the Papaver somniferum cultivar HN1 chromosome 8, ASM357369v1, whole genome shotgun sequence genome:
- the LOC113301978 gene encoding probable plastid-lipid-associated protein 3, chloroplastic, translated as MALYLTTSQPSSTSLLSQNLGNYFSSSRIHSQNPNLSLSLSKRTSRNFSSFRIRSSNEENEQKPLPSKSSESDPPENEDEWGGGGGEEEVVVGGRDYGTAGVNVNETDDDKLGDLKRCLVDTFYGTELGFKASGEVRAEVLELVNQLESLNPTPAPTEAASLLDGNWTLLYTAFSELLPLLATGKLPLVEVKQISQSINTTALTIDNSTTLSGPFGTFSFSALATYEVRSPSRIQVRFKEGSLEPPKISSNFSLPQNIDIFGQKVDLSPVQSSLINPLEDVVANISRLISGQAPLKVPIPGERSSSFLLTTYLDKDLRISRGDGGLFILAKEGSPLLDQ; from the exons ATGGCGCTTTACTTGACCACCTCACAACCTTCTTCTACTTCTCTGCTCTCTCAGAACCTTGGAAATTATTTCTCGTCATCTAGAATTCATAGTCAAAACCCTAAtctatctctttctctctctaaaAGAACCTCTAGAAATTTCTCATCTTTCCGGATTCGTTCttcaaatgaagaaaatgaacaaaAACCTTTGCCGTCCAAGTCTTCGGAATCTGATCCTCCCGAAAATGAAGATGAATGGGGAggtggaggaggagaagaagaagtagtagtagGGGGGAGAGATTATGGGACTGCTGGTGTGAATGTAAATGAGACTGATGATGATAAACTTGGGGATTTGAAACGATGTTTAGTGGATACATTTTATGGGACTGAATTAGGGTTTAAAGCTTCAGGTGAAGTTAGAGCTGAGGTTTTGGAATTGGTTAATCAACTTGAATCCTTGAATCCAACTCCTGCTCCTACTGAGGCTGCTTCACTACTTGATGGCAACTGGACTTTACT gtACACAGCATTTTCAGAGCTCTTGCCTCTTCTAGCAACAGGAAAATTACCATTGGTGGAGGTCAAACAGATATCTCAATCTATTAATACTACAGCACTTACCATTGACAACTCAACCACTCTGAGCGGCCCTTTCGGTACCTTCTCCTTTAGTGCATTAGCTACTTATGAAGTTCGGAGTCCTTCCAGGATTCAG GTCAGGTTTAAGGAAGGATCTCTGGAGCCACCCAAGATATCATCAAACTTCTCTCTCCCCCAAAACATAGACATATTTGGTCAGAAAGTTGATTTATCACCTGTGCAATCATCGCTCATCAATCCTTTGGAGGACGTTGTGGCCAACATATCTAGGCTCATCTCTGGGCAGGCTCCTCTCAAGGTTCCTATTCCTGGGGAAAGATCTAGTTCTTTCCTTTTGACAACATACCTTGACAAAGATTTACGTATCTCAAGAGGTGATGGTGGGTTGTTCATTCTCGCCAAAGAGGGAAGCCCTTTACTGGATCAGTAA